The following coding sequences are from one Triticum dicoccoides isolate Atlit2015 ecotype Zavitan chromosome 4A, WEW_v2.0, whole genome shotgun sequence window:
- the LOC119286703 gene encoding uncharacterized protein LOC119286703 — protein sequence MVIYAILSFIITLCVLQCGTLSEVYEFPCNMMDPSSSATYNKCCQKVLHPRDLKKLDQYSLHLLVLVAGPANMVEGILRHSELHAHLNLLRQAAYNPAPPVCIGSKKESRFLARSFFHKYQLEIFDDAMRILGSLPKVCEEEQNCQ from the exons ATGGTTATCTATGCTATTCTCAGCTTCATTATTACTCTCTGCGTGCTCCAATGTGGCACATTGTCTGAAGTGTATGAATTTCCGTGTAACATGATGGATCCTTCATCTTCAGCTACCTATAACAAGT GTTGTCAAAAAGTCCTACATCCCAGGGATTTGAAGAAGCTGGATCAATACTCGCTTCATCTCCTTGTGTTAGTTGCAGGACCTGCAAACATGGTAGAAG GAATTCTTCGTCATTCTGAGTTGCATGCCCATCTCAACTTACTAAGGCAGGCAGCGTATAACCCTGCTCCTCCAGTGTGCATTGGCAGCAAGAAAGAAAGTAGGTTTCTAGCGAG GAGTTTCTTCCACAAGTATCAACTTGAGATCTTTGATGATGCCATGAGAATTTTGGGTTCTCTTCCAAAAGTGTGCGAAGAAGAACAAAACTGTCAATAA